One region of Ahniella affigens genomic DNA includes:
- a CDS encoding multiheme c-type cytochrome encodes MLPALLLTLSLSQTSVPQDQHAPFLGTATCGSSTCHDSPKPWRNATVTMREFWLWQTRDPHARSLETLQSDAARAITNQLGLAEPSHEPACLTCHEGRQIAEKSESGDATAIGCETCHGPGKAFLATHVGTRSTHAGNLAAGMYPTTNAEARATLCASCHVGDATRRLSHIMYAAGHPRLRFEMHSWSGAWPYHAIEDRDYRRRKPIPDRSTMWFAGQLANTESLLTRLADPSAHRGLFPELSLFDCHSCHRSLHAKSSLVRQSLGLPPGSVSLDSASMILIGAALKPADPALASRWHTYERDLNQAMANRGDTTALVAEGQRLITETRTAVSAGKLVANTEPACLLRALLDEAKRQQPLPRPSAEAYTMTLASMLIGPNASLVVDPEHLISVQADVDALYQANDPTESADEALRAAKVDATLQHLASSLPACSS; translated from the coding sequence ATGCTCCCTGCCCTGCTTCTGACCCTCAGCTTGTCCCAAACATCCGTGCCGCAAGACCAGCATGCGCCTTTTCTGGGCACTGCCACCTGCGGTTCCAGCACGTGCCACGATTCGCCGAAGCCTTGGCGCAATGCCACGGTGACCATGCGCGAGTTCTGGCTGTGGCAAACCCGCGATCCGCATGCCCGCAGCTTAGAGACCTTGCAGTCTGACGCCGCCCGCGCCATCACGAATCAACTCGGCCTGGCCGAGCCCAGCCATGAACCCGCCTGCCTGACGTGCCATGAAGGCCGTCAGATCGCCGAGAAATCCGAATCGGGCGATGCCACCGCGATCGGCTGCGAAACGTGCCATGGCCCGGGCAAGGCGTTCCTGGCGACGCATGTCGGCACACGCTCTACCCATGCGGGCAATCTGGCCGCCGGCATGTACCCCACCACGAATGCCGAAGCCCGGGCAACGCTCTGTGCCAGTTGCCATGTCGGCGATGCAACGCGGCGGCTCTCGCACATCATGTATGCCGCCGGCCATCCGCGTCTCCGATTTGAAATGCATAGCTGGAGCGGCGCCTGGCCGTATCATGCGATTGAAGATCGCGACTATCGCCGACGCAAACCGATTCCCGATCGATCAACGATGTGGTTTGCCGGGCAACTCGCCAACACCGAATCGCTGCTGACGCGACTCGCTGATCCCAGCGCCCATCGAGGCCTGTTTCCCGAGCTCTCGTTGTTCGACTGCCACAGCTGTCACCGCAGCCTGCATGCCAAGTCGAGCCTGGTTCGCCAAAGTCTTGGCCTGCCACCCGGCAGTGTCAGCCTGGACAGCGCCAGCATGATCCTGATCGGCGCCGCCTTGAAGCCGGCGGATCCGGCGCTCGCGTCGCGCTGGCACACTTATGAGCGCGATCTCAATCAGGCCATGGCCAATCGCGGCGACACGACCGCATTGGTGGCTGAAGGACAGCGACTGATCACCGAAACCCGCACCGCCGTCAGCGCCGGCAAGCTCGTGGCAAACACCGAGCCGGCTTGTCTTCTCCGTGCATTGCTCGACGAAGCAAAACGTCAGCAGCCTCTGCCGAGACCGTCAGCCGAGGCCTACACGATGACACTGGCGAGCATGCTGATCGGGCCCAACGCGTCGCTGGTGGTCGATCCAGAGCACCTGATCAGCGTTCAAGCAGACGTGGATGCGCTGTATCAGGCGAATGACCCCACCGAATCGGCGGATGAAGCCTTGCGCGCCGCCAAGGTCGATGCAACGCTCCAGCATCTTGCGTCGTCACTGCCCGCCTGTTCGTCCTGA